From Huiozyma naganishii CBS 8797 chromosome 11, complete genome, a single genomic window includes:
- the LCB1 gene encoding serine C-palmitoyltransferase LCB1 (similar to Saccharomyces cerevisiae LCB1 (YMR296C); ancestral locus Anc_5.28), producing MSSIVRLPGVLPESIPIPSFIVTACTFFWVHFHDLMVRLPLGNRMLNYIEKSSHDDPYRTIIEVSLILYGIYYYLSNPQKKKSLQGINRNLSKQEIDNLIDEWEPEGLVHRDAKDNAKQEWRLAKIPVVVDGGVDNYVSVTRNDAQERFDNVFNMSSYNFLQLSQTESVLEKARQTIKQYGVGACGPAGFYGNQDVHWNLEYDLAKFFGTEAAVLYGQDFTVAPSVLSAFTKRGDVIVADDQVSLSLQNALQLSRSTVYYFEHNNIESLDKLLTQLNAQEAKEKLPAIPRKFIVTEGIFQNIGDIAPLPELVKLKMKHKYRLFVDETLSLGVLGKTGRGLSEHFGMPRATSIDVTVGSLATAIGTSGGFTLGDAVMSNHQHIGSNAYCFSACLPAYAVSCASKILRIMDEDNSAVSTVQQLSKSMFNFFDGALREMRNYITVVSDDVSPVVHLELTPEFRSSRFHYTADQLFTYVSSSQKKRQTTIIFEPYEAEEQFLQAIVDELLMKHNILITRNIFVLKQETLPLVPSLKICCNANMNEQELLGACASIKEVILGFCSNK from the coding sequence ATGAGCTCGATTGTCAGACTGCCGGGCGTTCTGCCAGAGTCTATTCCTATCCCAAGCTTCATTGTGACTGCATGCACGTTTTTCTGGGTTCATTTCCACGACCTGATGGTGAGACTGCCTTTAGGGAACCGCATGCTGAATTACATTGAAAAGTCGTCGCATGACGATCCTTACAGAACCATTATAGAGGTCAGTTTGATCCTGTATGGGATATACTACTACTTGTCCAACccacagaagaagaagagttTGCAAGGTATTAACCGTAACCTGTCCAAACAGGAAATCGATAACTTGATCGACGAATGGGAACCAGAAGGATTGGTTCACAGGGATGCCAAGGACAACGCAAAACAGGAATGGAGACTGGCAAAGATCCCCGTTGTAGTTGACGGCGGTGTTGATAATTACGTCTCGGTGACGAGAAACGACGCTCAAGAGAGGTTCGATAACGTCTTCAATATGTCCTCGTATAATTTCTTGCAGTTATCGCAGACGGAATCCGTGCTTGAAAAGGCAAGACAGACTATAAAGCAGTATGGTGTAGGTGCCTGCGGTCCTGCAGGCTTCTACGGTAACCAGGATGTCCATTGGAATCTGGAATACGATTTGGCGAAGTTCTTCGGCACGGAGGCGGCAGTCCTCTACGGCCAAGATTTTACAGTGGCTCCCTCCGTTTTATCAGCTTTCACTAAACGTGGTGACGTTATTGTTGCCGATGACCAGGTCTCTCTTTCCTTGCAAAACGCTCTTCAGTTGAGTAGATCCACCGTCTACTACTTTGAGCACAACAACATCGAATCACTTGATAAACTACTAACCCAGTTGAACGCACAGGAGGCAAAGGAAAAGTTGCCCGCGATTCCAAGAAAATTCATCGTCACTGAGGGTATCTTCCAAAACATAGGGGACATAGCTCCACTACCGGAGTTGGTcaagttgaaaatgaagCATAAGTATAGACTGTTTGTCGACGAAACTTTGTCTCTTGGTGTGTTGGGTAAAACTGGTAGGGGTCTGTCGGAACACTTTGGCATGCCTCGTGCCACGTCTATCGATGTCACGGTGGGGTCTTTGGCTACAGCAATCGGGACCTCTGGTGGGTTCACCCTGGGGGATGCAGTCATGTCCAATCACCAACATATCGGTTCCAACGCGTACTGTTTTTCTGCTTGTTTACCTGCCTATGCCGTATCGTGTGCCTCCAAGATCCTGCGCATAATGGACGAGGACAATTCCGCTGTTTCTACCGTGCAACAGTTATCCAAATCGATGTTTAACTTTTTCGACGGCGCCCTAAGAGAGATGAGAAACTATATTACCGTGGTGTCGGATGATGTCTCTCCAGTGGTACATTTAGAATTGACCCCAGAATTTAGAAGCTCTAGATTCCACTACACGGCTGATCAACTATTCACATACGTCTCTTCGTCACAGAAGAAACGTCAAACCACCATTATCTTTGAACCGTATGAAGCCGAGGAACAATTCTTACAGGCTATTGTGGATGAGCTCTTGATGAAACACAACATCCTTATTACAAGAAACATCTTTGTTTTAAAGCAAGAAACGCTGCCACTCGTACCGAGCTTGAAAATATGTTGTAATGCCAACATGAACGAACAGGAACTGTTGGGCGCCTGTGCCAGTATCAAGGAAGTTATACTTGGATTCTGCtcaaataaataa
- the EFG1 gene encoding Efg1p (similar to Saccharomyces cerevisiae YGR272C; ancestral locus Anc_5.30): MPPKGKSRVNRRSGPSLEMSQYLDAGANKIKKRIRDLERLLSKKRDMLPDTVIIEKERTLQALYVELENVELKQKAKKIAAKYHMVRFFERKKALRRYKQAVKEFEEDPEKKKLKKQMQQREIDLCYVVNFPKVEKYLALYASEGDEPTDSKTTQKRDAFRKLVAKELKKGTLPVPLEDILKGKKLEKDSIGVSLESRKTRKIKQHKVKAEVENSSEEEEDDFFE; this comes from the coding sequence ATGCCACCAAAGGGAAAATCGCGGGTCAATAGACGTTCGGGTCCGTCCCTAGAGATGTCTCAATACTTAGATGCCGGTGCCAACAAAATTAAGAAAAGAATAAGAGATTTGGAAAGATTGCTGTCCAAGAAGAGGGACATGTTACCAGATACAGTCATCATCGAAAAGGAGAGAACTCTACAAGCATTGTACGTGGAATTGGAAAATGTAGAGTTGAAGCAGAAGGCGAAGAAAATTGCGGCCAAGTACCATATGGTTCGGTTTTTTGAACGAAAGAAGGCATTGAGAAGGTACAAACAGGCCGTAAAggaatttgaagaggaccctgagaagaagaaactgaagaaacaaatgCAACAAAGAGAAATTGACCTGTGCTATGTTGTAAATTTTCCCAAGGTGGAAAAATATTTGGCGCTGTACGCCTCAGAAGGTGATGAGCCCACCGATAGCAAGACAACACAAAAAAGAGATGCTTTCCGGAAGCTTGTAgccaaagaattgaagaagggAACTTTACCGGTGCCACTAGAAGATATCTTGAAGGGCAAAAAGTTAGAGAAGGACAGTATAGGTGTCAGTTTGGAGAGCCGAAAGACCCGCAAGATCAAACAGCATAAGGTTAAGGCTGAGGTTGAAAACTCTtctgaggaagaagaggacgatttctttgaataa
- the SLH1 gene encoding RNA helicase (similar to Saccharomyces cerevisiae SLH1 (YGR271W); ancestral locus Anc_5.31): MSTSYLADSSKSYMIAMQSMVDAVKTYHMDAIHTPPPPIDKEASDTEFENAEKPKKTQLAVLAQDRNKWDNIYDKFSDISFSKLETIVSSLAKDTTNAVYKTLSDLFDKCSSNLDKNVLIESVLHIIYSHTGVELQKELLDFLGDENIELISFLIEHSSTLVSRAFDQTMYLITSSDDPDKLLTEQDIMRQVSENAKRAKNEKLNQAIKIVKYPHVFRKHEEGSTSSLSFSGHKYSLPIGTTRTSFQTHEEIIIPPADQKNSVNSLYTKLKKVDDLDHYCKAVFTYETLNQIQSLVFPVAYNTNENMLICAPTGAGKTDIALLTILNTIKQHSFINSEQELDIQYDDFKIIYVAPLKALAAEIVSKFSEKLAVFDVKVRELTGDMQLTKGEIMETQVVVTTPEKWDVVTRKANGDNDLVSKVRLLIIDEVHLLHEDRGSVIETLVARTLRQVESSQSMIRIIGLSATLPNFMDVADFLGVNRQVGMFYFDQSFRPKPLEQQLLGCRGKEGSRQSKENIDRVAYDKLLGMIERGFQVMVFVHARKETVKSSRNFIKLAQANHEVDIFAPSPASKEAFSRQLAKNRDKDLKELFQFGFGCHHAGMSRSDRNLTEKLFKDGAIKVLCCTATLAWGVNLPADCVLIKGTQVYDSKKGGYVDLGISDVIQIFGRAGRPGFGSSNGTGILCTSSDRLDHYVSLLTQQHPIESRFGAKLIDNLNAEISRGTVTNVDEAIQWLGYTYMFVRMRKNPFTYGLSWEEIANDPQLHERRRKMIISAARKLHSLQMIVFDEVSMHFIPKDLGRISSDFYLLNESVEIFNQMCDPRATEADVLTMISMSSEFDGMKYREEESKELKRLTEVSVQCQIGGDMATPSGKTNILLQAYISQSRIMDSALASDSNYVAQNSVRICRALFLIGVNRKWGNFASVMLNICKSIEKRLWAFDHPLSQFDLPENILRQVRQRNPSMDHLLDLEPNELGELVHNQKMGHKLYRALGCFPKIDIDTEIFPITASVMRIHVSLQPTFTWDRRVHGEVQFFWVFVEESDKSQILHYQKFILNRKQMSNVHEMDFMIPLSDPLPPQVVVKVVSDTWIGCESVSAISFQHLIRPYNQTLQTRLLRLRPLPIAALKNPLVESMYHFKYFNPMQTMTFHTLYYTNENVFIGSPTGSGKTVVAELAMWHALREFPGSKIVYIAPMKALVRERVDDWRKKITPITGDRVVELTGDSLPDPQDVRDATIVITTPEKFDGISRNWQTRKFVQNVSLVIMDEIHLLASDRGPILEMIVSRMNYISSQTSKPVRLMGMSTAVSNAYDMASWLGVKNNGLYNFPSSVRPVPLKMYIDGFPDNLAFCPLMKTMNKPAFMAIKQHSLTKPALIFVASRRQTRLTALDLIHLCGMEENPRRFLNIDDEEELQYYLSQITDETLKLALQFGIGLHHAGLVEKDRSISHKLFQNNKIQILIATSTLAWGVNLPAHLVIIKGTQFFDAKIEGYRDMDLTDILQMMGRAGRPAYDTSGTAIVYTKESKKMFYKHFLNVGFPVESSLHKVLDDHLGAEISSGTITSKQEALDFLNWTFFFRRAHHNPTYYGINEDHSPSGISKHLSELIDNTIERLSNSQCVEIQGKTIVPTPFLSISSYYYISHLTIRQLLRHINNEATFKDVLKWLSLAVEYNELPVRGGEIIMNVEMSAQSRYPVESTFTGDDELPMWNPHLKAFLLLQAHLSRVDLPIADYIQDTVSVLDQSLRILQAYIDVASELGYFRTVLTLIKVMQCIKQGYWYEDDPVGILPGVDLKRITDIKFGENGYPVEQDRAKFDRLLGLDSIGRFGIKKLQSFAQKYNFDERYTKKFINVCQRLPVLDGMQFQQVDNDSSKLLVTAKHVSNKKSRGFEVYCDKFPKTQKELWFCIGYQRDELLILKRCQPRQAGKDIVLKADIIVPDELLDEELDFILINDAMDLSYNAHYVPKL, translated from the coding sequence ATGAGTACGTCATATTTGGCTGACTCCTCCAAGTCGTACATGATCGCCATGCAGAGCATGGTCGATGCGGTGAAGACATATCACATGGACGCCATCCACACTCCGCCTCCTCCGATAGATAAAGAAGCATCTGACACAGAGTTTGAGAATGCTGAAAAGCCGAAGAAAACGCAATTGGCTGTGTTGGCTCAAGACAGAAACAAGTGGGACAATATTTATGATAAGTTCAGTGatatttcattttctaAGCTAGAAACTATTGTAAGCTCCCTTGCCAAAGATACCACCAACGCAGTGTATAAAACATTATCGGACTTATTTGACAAATGCTCTAGCAATCTTGACAAAAATGTTCTAATTGAGTCTGTTTTGCACATAATTTACTCCCACACCGGCGTCGAGCTTCAGAAGGAATTATTAGATTTTTTGGGAGACGAAAATATCGAACTGATTTCATTTCTCATTGAACACAGTAGCACCTTGGTAAGCCGTGCATTTGATCAAACAATGTATTTGATAACCTCATCTGATGATCCGGACAAATTGTTAACTGAACAGGATATTATGCGCCAGGTATCCGAAAATGCTAAAAGGgcaaaaaatgaaaaactgAATCAAGCCATTAAAATAGTGAAATACCCCCATGTATTCAGAAAACATGAGGAGGGTTCTACCTCATCTCTATCATTTTCCGGGCACAAATACTCGTTGCCCATCGGAACGACCAGAACTTCATTTCAGACTCATGAAGAAATTATTATTCCGCCTGCAGATCAGAAAAATTCAGTTAACTCACTGTATaccaaattgaagaaagttgatGACTTGGACCACTATTGTAAAGCTGTTTTTACATATGAAACGTTGAACCAAATCCAAAGTTTGGTTTTCCCCGTGGCTTATAACACCAATGAGAATATGCTGATTTGCGCTCCAACCGGTGCTGGTAAAACAGACATTGCATTATTGACTATTTTGAATACAATTAAGCAGCACTCTTTTATTAATAGCGAGCAAGAACTAGATATCCAGTACGATGATTTTAAAATTATCTATGTCGCGCCACTGAAGGCTTTGGCTGCTGAAATTGTCTCCAAATTTAGTGAGAAATTGGCTGTTTTTGACGTCAAAGTTCGTGAATTGACAGGTGATATGCAGCTAACGAAGGGCGAAATCATGGAAACGCAGGTCGTCGTTACCACACCAGAAAAATGGGACGTTGTGACGCGTAAAGCAAACGGAGATAATGACTTGGTCTCTAAGGTGCGGCTATTAATTATTGATGAAGTGCACTTGTTGCACGAAGATAGAGGGTCTGTTATTGAGACTTTGGTAGCACGGACACTACGACAAGTAGAAAGCTCCCAGAGTATGATCCGTATTATCGGTCTATCTGCGACATTACCAAACTTTATGGATGTTGCAGATTTTCTTGGCGTCAATAGACAAGTAGGTATGTTTTACTTTGATCAATCTTTCCGTCCAAAGCCTCTTGAACAGCAATTGCTGGGATGCAGAGGGAAAGAGGGTAGCAGGCAGTCCAAAGAGAATATTGACCGAGTAGCTTATGATAAGCTACTTGGTATGATAGAACGTGGTTTTCAGGTGATGGTTTTTGTACATGCAAGAAAGGAAACTGTAAAGAGTTCACGTAATTTTATTAAACTTGCTCAAGCCAATCATGAAGTCGATATCTTTGCCCCATCGCCTGCTTCCAAAGAGGCCTTTTCTCGACAGTTGGCAAAAAACCGAGATAAAGATCTGAAAGAACTTTTCCAGTTCGGGTTTGGCTGTCACCATGCTGGTATGTCCCGTTCCGATAGAAACTTAACCGAAAAGCTGTTTAAGGATGGTGCAATCAAGGTTTTGTGTTGCACTGCCACGCTGGCTTGGGGTGTGAATCTTCCTGCAGACTGTGTTCTGATTAAAGGTACCCAGGTTTATGACTCTAAGAAGGGTGGATATGTGGACCTAGGGATATCTGACGTCATACAAATTTTTGGTCGTGCCGGTAGACCAGGTTTTGGGTCCTCAAACGGTACAGGTATATTATGTACATCTAGTGACCGTCTCGATCACTATGTCTCCCTCCTAACCCAACAGCACCCCATTGAATCAAGATTCGGTGCCAAGTTGATAGACAACCTGAATGCAGAGATATCTCGCGGAACTGTAACAAACGTCGATGAGGCCATTCAATGGTTAGGCTACACGTATATGTTTGTCAGAATGCGGAAAAATCCATTTACATACGGCCTAAGTTGGGAGGAAATTGCGAATGACCCTCAATTACACGAGCGACGGAGAAAGATGATCATATCAGCTGCTAGAAAATTacattctcttcaaatgATAGTCTTTGATGAAGTATCAATGCATTTCATTCCTAAAGACCTGGGGAGAATTTCTTCTGATTTCTATCTGCTGAATGAATCAGTAGAGATATTTAATCAAATGTGTGATCCACGGGCAACCGAGGCTGATGTATTGACCATGATCAGTATGAGTAGTGAATTTGATGGCATGAAATATCGAGAGGAAGAGTCAAAGGAGCTGAAAAGACTTACTGAAGTGTCAGTTCAATGCCAAATTGGAGGAGATATGGCCACTCCATCGGGGAAAACCAACATTCTTCTACAGGCATATATCTCGCAGAGTCGTATAATGGATTCAGCTTTAGCCTCAGATTCCAACTATGTTGCCCAAAATTCTGTTAGGATATGTCGGGCCCTGTTTTTAATTGGTGTTAACCGAAAATGGGGCAATTTCGCAAGTGTTATGCTCAATATTTGCAAGTCCATAGAAAAAAGACTTTGGGCCTTTGATCATCCTCTAAGTCAATTCGATCTTCCTGAAAACATCTTGCGGCAAGTAAGGCAAAGGAATCCTTCGATGGATCATctcctggatttagagcCTAACGAATTGGGAGAATTGGTCCATAATCAAAAGATGGGGCACAAACTTTACCGAGCATTGGGTTGTTTTCCTAAGATAGATATTGATACTGAAATATTTCCCATTACTGCCAGTGTCATGCGTATACATGTGTCCTTACAACCTACTTTCACCTGGGACAGAAGGGTCCATGGAGaagttcaatttttttgggtcTTTGTGGAAGAATCTGACAAATCCCAAATATTGCACTATCAGAAAtttattttgaacagaaaacagATGAGCAATGTTCATGAGATGGATTTTATGATTCCACTTTCTGATCCATTGCCTCCTCAAGTTGTCGTAAAGGTTGTGTCTGATACTTGGATTGGTTGTGAGTCGGTGAGCGCCATATCATTCCAACACTTGATCAGACCTTATAATCAAACTCTGCAAACAAGACTGCTGAGGTTGAGACCCTTACCAATCGCAGCTCTGAAAAATCCCCTGGTCGAATCAATGTACCATTTCAAGTATTTCAATCCAATGCAGACGATGACGTTCCACACTCTTTATTATACTAATGAAAATGTGTTTATTGGTTCTCCAACCGGGTCTGGTAAAACTGTTGTTGCCGAACTAGCCATGTGGCATGCTCTTCGTGAATTTCCAGGTTCCAAAATTGTTTATATTGCACCAATGAAAGCACTAGTTAGGGAAAGAGTTGACGATTGGCGTAAAAAGATAACACCGATAACCGGTGATAGAGTTGTTGAGTTAACCGGGGACTCTTTACCAGACCCTCAGGACGTTCGTGATGCTACCATTGTAATCACGACGCCAGAAAAATTTGACGGTATTTCCCGTAACTGGCAAACGCGTAAGTTTGTCCAGAATGTATCCTTAGTTATTATGGATGAAATTCATCTATTAGCCAGTGATCGTGGTCCCATTTTGGAGATGATCGTCAGTCGTATGAACTATatttcttctcaaacaTCCAAGCCAGTTCGTTTAATGGGGATGTCTACCGCAGTTTCGAATGCATATGACATGGCAAGCTGGTTAGGCGTAAAAAACAACGGTCTTTACAATTTCCCATCTAGTGTCCGTCCGGTTCCACTCAAAATGTACATTGATGGATTTCCTGACAATCTGGCTTTTTGTCCGCTAATGAAGACGATGAATAAACCGGCATTTATGGCCATCAAACAGCATTCCCTAACTAAGCCGGCTTTGATCTTTGTTGCATCTCGTCGTCAAACAAGATTGACAGCCCTTGATTTAATTCATCTGTGTGGTATGGAAGAGAACCCTCGGAGATTCCTGAATatcgatgacgaggaggaactaCAATACTATTTATCTCAAATTACTGATGAAACCTTGAAGCTTGCTCTCCAGTTTGGTATTGGTCTGCATCATGCTGGTTTGGTCGAAAAAGATCGTTCCATTTCTCATAAGTTGTTTCAGAATAACAAAATTCAGATTTTGATTGCCACCTCGACATTGGCGTGGGGTGTTAATTTGCCAGCACATTTGGTAATCATCAAGGGTACGCAATTTTTTGACGCAAAAATCGAAGGTTACAGGGATATGGATTTGACAGATATACTTCAAATGATGGGTAGAGCAGGTAGACCTGCGTATGATACCTCTGGTACTGCTATTGTGTATACCAAGGAatcgaagaagatgttTTACAAGCACTTTTTGAATGTTGGGTTTCCTGTTGAATCTTCTTTGCACAAGGTTTTGGATGACCATCTGGGTGCAGAGATTTCATCTGGTACCATTACGTCAAAACAGGAAGCCCTGGACTTTTTGAACTGgacgtttttttttcgtaGGGCACATCATAATCCAACGTATTATGGAATTAATGAAGACCACAGCCCATCAGGGATTAGCAAACATTTAAGTGAATTGATAGACAACACCATTGAAAGACTAAGTAACTCTCAGTGTGTTGAGATACAAGGAAAAACAATAGTTCCAACGCCGTTCTTGAGCATTTCTTCCTATTACTATATTTCACATCTAACCATCCGCCAACTTCTGAGACACATCAATAACGAAGCCACTTTCAAGGATGTCCTAAAATGGCTATCATTGGCAGTGGAATATAACGAACTGCCTGTGAGAGGAGGTGAAATCATTATGAATGTGGAGATGTCAGCCCAATCTAGGTATCCTGTCGAAAGCACGTTTACTGGTGATGATGAGCTGCCAATGTGGAACCCCCATCTGAAAGCCTtcctgctgttgcaagCGCATTTAAGTCGCGTTGATTTGCCGATTGCCGATTACATTCAAGATACTGTTTCTGTGCTAGATCAGTCTTTACGTATTTTGCAAGCGTACATTGATGTGGCCAGTGAACTCGGCTACTTTAGAACCGTGCTGACTCTGATAAAGGTCATGCAGTGCATTAAACAAGGATATTGGTATGAGGACGATCCTGTTGGTATCTTACCTGGTGTGGATCTGAAGAGAATTACTGACATCAAGTTTGGTGAAAATGGTTATCCAGTTGAACAGGATAGGGCCAAATTTGATAGATTGTTGGGTTTGGATAGCATCGGTAGGTTTGGCATTAAAAAGCTGCAGAGTTTTGCTCAAAAATACAATTTCGATGAAAGGTACACTAAGAAATTCATCAATGTCTGTCAGCGTTTACCTGTTCTAGATGGTATGCAATTCCAGCAGGTAGATAATGACAGCAGCAAGCTGCTCGTTACTGCTAAACATGTttccaacaagaagagTAGAGGGTTCGAAGTATACTGTGACAAATTCCCAAAGACACAAAAGGAGCTGTGGTTTTGCATTGGTTATCAGAGAGATGAgttgttgattttgaaaagatgTCAACCAAGACAGGCAGGCAAGGATATCGTACTCAAGGCTGATATCATCGTACCAGATGAATTATTGGACGAGGAGCTCGATTTTATTCTAATCAACGACGCCATGGACCTCTCTTATAACGCACACTACGTGCCAAAGTTGTAA
- the RTT102 gene encoding Rtt102p (similar to Saccharomyces cerevisiae RTT102 (YGR275W); ancestral locus Anc_5.24), with translation MDSLIKKANQGGRFGSSEHIQHWQYVWHTPTRDEEAAGRTSELDAGATAAKGNNQSQGDSLDQPESFPFKFKTWKRADECEWDTVEDTLVPLDLDNFDITKVVQDQSAVKGGHEKETQSMDGLTEDDIRGAVGGSESIPGLSGSSAPNTEVKAVSTTAETPNVDTPKGYSSEESPGESPEKFAAVATATTTPGLESNADEEMDTLTPASTLAGETKRTPALSNQTTTPMKT, from the coding sequence ATGGACTCgttgatcaagaaggccaaTCAAGGTGGAAGGTTTGGGAGTTCTGAACATATACAACACTGGCAGTACGTCTGGCACACTCCAACTAGAGACGAGGAGGCTGCTGGGCGAACTTCGGAACTAGATGCGGGGGCTACTGCTGCCAAAGGGAACAACCAGTCTCAGGGGGACTCTCTGGATCAACCGGAAAGTTTCCCgttcaagttcaaaacGTGGAAGAGGGCAGATGAATGTGAATGGGATACAGTAGAGGACACTTTGGTTCCTCTCGATCTGGATAACTTTGATATAACTAAAGTTGTACAGGATCAATCAGCAGTCAAAGGTGGCCACGAAAAGGAGACGCAAAGCATGGACGGTCTTACAGAAGACGATATTAGAGGCGCAGTAGGCGGATCTGAGTCGATACCGGGACTCTCTGGAAGCTCTGCACCTAACACCGAGGTTAAGGCGGTCTCTACAACAGCAGAGACCCCAAATGTCGATACTCCAAAGGGATATTCCTCTGAGGAATCGCCAGGGGAATCCCCAGAGAaatttgctgctgttgctaCAGCTACAACTACTCCGGGCTTGGAGTCTAATGCAGACGAGGAGATGGATACACTTACCCCGGCTTCTACGCTGGCAGGGGAAACAAAGAGAACTCCAGCGCTGAGCAATCAAACGACGACCCCAATGAAGACGTAA